In Glycine max cultivar Williams 82 chromosome 10, Glycine_max_v4.0, whole genome shotgun sequence, the DNA window CTTCCATCAATTTGTTGTTATACCCAATTACCCACATGACCCCACCCCTCTCCTTTCTCTTCCTTTCCCATTTGATTAAAGCCTCCTAACTACCTCTTCATTTGTTACAGATGTTTCCCGTTTACACTCCCAATAGAGTTCCATGGCTTTACAAGCATAGAGATTAAATAATCTCATGAGGTTATATTGTTTAAGGGTAAATTATTGAAccagtgaaaaacttcatggtAACTTTATGTTTCAGCTTCTGATTCTTTGGAAATAattgattcttctttttcctcCACTTGTGAAGTGCTTTTCCTCTTCCCAACTCTACCAGAATATTTGGCAAAAGCTGCAGAAAGGGCAGATTTGACAGTAACTTCGGGTTCTTTCTTCCTACGTTTGCTCACATCTTCTGTATCCTCTTGCTTGTCTTCAATCAAGGAGGAAGATTCAGCTTTGTTCCTGATCGATGACTCTGGACTAGCTGGCTTGTTCTGGACAGAAGTCTCTGGAATGGCTTGCCGGCTGGATTCCACACGCTTGAAGGGTTCATGAAAAGTGTCAAACAAGCGCTTGACCTGTTATCAGGAAGTGTACAAAATATTCAGATTTTTTTGGCTAATACATCACTGTGGGCTGGGGATCAAGATCATGCAACAAACACTACAAATAAATAAGGGCAAATCATTATCCCATCACAATTTCACCATTGATAATATACCTTGCGCTCTCCTATGCCAGGGCAACGAGCAAGATCTTCCATAGATGCACCCATAATGTTAGAAAGAGACTGAAAAGGCAAGAACACATCTTGATGAAAATGCTTTtgcaaataaaatcaaacaatatATGTGTGCCTCTGAAGTCTGAATGTTCtctaaaaaacaataaacatacCCCAAATGTGGTACCAAGGGTGACTACATCAGTCTTGTTAACATGTCGGACAGTTGTAAGGGAATGAGTAAGCTACAGTTGAAAGTAAAATAGCTTCAGCACAATTGATGATAGCCATGCTTAGAGTTTAATCAATTTACGAACTACATCCTtaatattttgctttttgaaaGTATTAAAACCcagaataaattaatgaatagaaaataaattagcaTAACCATACCCGTGATAGATAATCTGTATCCATTTGGCCTTGAATAATGTCTGCAGGCTTGTTTTCATAGACTTTTATGGTCTCCAAGTAACGGCCACATTCCTCCAGGCTATAACAACagtagaataaaattatataaaatcaatcAATTAGACAGGTAAGAGGAATCTTGCCAGATGCTACAACATATATTGAAATTCACATGCATGCTACATTAATCTCAAGTTCCTTTAAATGGTACAAATTCTGCTAAACCAAAAGTTCCAAAAGAAACTACAATAAGCTTTTCTCCTTTCAAGATGTATATTCTATAAGTCACATAAAAAATACGGTTGCATTAACAATCTTCATCAAGTTACAACCACAGACTTTCATCATTAACAAGAGATTTGATCGTGTcatatgatattttctaatcaGAGTTTGATAAGAAATTCACAAGAGTGTAATAGATAATGGAAGCACTCTCATGCTCCTGAGAGTTAAAATCATATCTTCAGTACACATAATTCACAAGCAGTAAAAAGTAAAGTCAATTGCACCTCCATCCACAAAGGAGTGTACAGTCATGAAGCATAGCTGTTTTTGTAACTTCAAGAAGAGGCTTTATTACATCTTCCTGCAATCAATAAGAAAACAACAGAGAAATGTCACTTTGTGTAGATAGCCGAACATGTatagttaaattataaatttgtagaTAGATCATTGGAAAACAAACTAAAACAGATGATATAGAAGTTGAATAAGTGCTTGACCACATCAACATGGCATAAAACCACACGAAGCTTGAAATTCTTCTGCAACTCCCTTATTCTATAGTACAAGTAGTCTGGATGCAGAAGATGATACCGAAGACTGCATTAAACCATCAACCAAAGTCAAGTCGATGCATAATATAACTACATTTAACCCAGCCAGCAGAACATTAACAACTTGTGAGATATCCAAGTAACCACACATGGGTAACAAGAAATCTAGAAAAAACAAGCAGTTCCACAAACATAATCAAGTCGCAAGGTATGAATATTTTCTCCAATCATGAGATTACATGTAATTATCCTACAAACATGCCATAGTAATACTGTCAGAGCATGATTACTAGATCCAGCGTTGAGTGGTGATTTGATATGgattttcaacaattttttatccAGCCAAATTTTAACTAACAAACTTGAAATAGAAAACACTATTTATTCATGTTGACACCGACGACTGAATAAGCAAGTTTATACAAAAATgaccaaaaaacaaaagcaCAGAGAAAATAACCTGAGATAGAGAGCACAGGAGCTTTGGCCAAGCATGTAGTCACAAACAACATCAGCAAATGCCCATCTAACGTTCCTAATGTGTTTTAGCAAGGGATTTCCCTTCTGCAAAATAATACACTAATAATGATTGTCATATATTTGatgataactattttaaaacgaaaattgaagtgaaaataTGAATGATATGGATTGGACCTGTCTGTGGCTGACAAGAATTGAATTGCGATTTTGAGAGGAAGGTATTGTTGACG includes these proteins:
- the LOC100777022 gene encoding DNA excision repair protein ERCC-1 isoform X2, which gives rise to MEKQNEEEEEQKKKKKSSVVIRIPSYQEVVESSQAKSTPSSLFVPSQTFSEAFAFVKSSDFYSPPPKSRETGQSDAPSSTSTPSPATAAASSTIPSSQNRNSILVSHRQKGNPLLKHIRNVRWAFADVVCDYMLGQSSCALYLSLRYHLLHPDYLYYRIRELQKNFKLRVVLCHVDVEDVIKPLLEVTKTAMLHDCTLLCGWSLEECGRYLETIKVYENKPADIIQGQMDTDYLSRLTHSLTTVRHVNKTDVVTLGTTFGSLSNIMGASMEDLARCPGIGERKVKRLFDTFHEPFKRVESSRQAIPETSVQNKPASPESSIRNKAESSSLIEDKQEDTEDVSKRRKKEPEVTVKSALSAAFAKYSGRVGKRKSTSQVEEKEESIISKESEAET
- the LOC100777022 gene encoding DNA excision repair protein ERCC-1 isoform X1; the protein is MEKQNEEEEEQKKKKKSSVVIRIPSYQEVVESSQAKSTPSSLFVPSQTFSEAFAFVKSSDFYSPPPKSRETGQSDAPSSTSTPSPATAAASSTIPSSQNRNSILVSHRQCIILQKGNPLLKHIRNVRWAFADVVCDYMLGQSSCALYLSLRYHLLHPDYLYYRIRELQKNFKLRVVLCHVDVEDVIKPLLEVTKTAMLHDCTLLCGWSLEECGRYLETIKVYENKPADIIQGQMDTDYLSRLTHSLTTVRHVNKTDVVTLGTTFGSLSNIMGASMEDLARCPGIGERKVKRLFDTFHEPFKRVESSRQAIPETSVQNKPASPESSIRNKAESSSLIEDKQEDTEDVSKRRKKEPEVTVKSALSAAFAKYSGRVGKRKSTSQVEEKEESIISKESEAET